The following proteins come from a genomic window of Oricola thermophila:
- a CDS encoding HPr family phosphocarrier protein → MTVSSGTVSLTRSFVIENKRGLHARASSKFVKLVDGFRSTVTVSKDGLSVHGTSIMGLMLLAAGPGCEIEVTADGPDAEEALDAVAALVADKFGEGE, encoded by the coding sequence TTGACCGTGTCCTCCGGAACCGTGTCGCTGACCCGCAGTTTCGTCATCGAGAACAAGCGCGGGCTTCATGCCCGGGCTTCGTCGAAGTTCGTCAAGCTTGTCGACGGTTTCCGTTCGACCGTCACCGTCTCGAAGGATGGTCTGTCGGTGCACGGGACATCGATCATGGGGCTCATGCTGCTGGCCGCCGGACCGGGCTGCGAGATCGAGGTCACGGCCGATGGTCCCGACGCCGAGGAGGCGCTCGATGCCGTTGCGGCGCTTGTCGCCGACAAGTTCGGCGAAGGCGAGTGA
- a CDS encoding sensor histidine kinase: MAYRTAAGGANAARARTGAAGPVAPKQGLLKPLRRLFGGFIFSSLTHRILFLNLAALGVLMSGILYINQFREGLIDARVESLMTQGEIIAGAIAASANVETNSILIDPDKLLELQAGESIVPNPDRFDNLDFPINPERVAPVLRRLISPTRTRARIYDRDANLLLDSKALYSGGQVLRYDLPPVGETETGILDRIDKFISWVFRRRDLTVYTEQPGGSGTAYSEVMSALAGGRSQVVRVSSQGEMIVSVAVPIQRYRAVLGVLQLSTQGGDIDKIVRAERFAMMRVFAVAVLVNIILSVALAGTIANPLRRLAAAAVRVRRSIKHREEIPDYSNRQDEIGNLSVALRDMTNSLYARIDAIESFAADVSHELKNPLTSLRSAVETLPLARNDDMRKRLTDVIQHDVKRLDRLITDISDASRLDAELVREDASRVDMVKLLRELTGILGQSPARGRDVELTLHVAPPPANARGYFVTGHETRIGQVVTNLVQNAFSFVPAGNGRIDIRLSMTPSSVVVMVEDNGPGIRDDNFEKIFQRFYTDRPGPDQFGRNSGLGLSISRQIVEAHGGTLTAENIPGGPDGGPAGARFTVRLPRE, from the coding sequence ATGGCTTACCGGACCGCGGCGGGCGGGGCGAATGCCGCGCGCGCGCGGACGGGCGCCGCCGGCCCGGTTGCGCCGAAGCAGGGGCTGTTGAAGCCGCTGCGGCGCCTGTTCGGCGGTTTCATCTTTTCCTCCCTGACGCACCGGATCCTGTTTCTGAACCTCGCCGCGCTCGGCGTGCTGATGTCGGGGATCCTCTACATCAACCAGTTCCGCGAGGGGTTGATCGACGCCCGCGTGGAAAGCCTGATGACACAGGGCGAAATCATTGCCGGCGCCATCGCCGCGTCGGCCAATGTCGAGACCAATTCCATCCTGATCGATCCCGACAAGCTGCTCGAACTGCAGGCGGGCGAGTCGATTGTTCCCAATCCGGATCGCTTCGACAATCTCGATTTCCCGATCAATCCGGAACGTGTCGCGCCTGTCCTGAGGCGGCTGATATCGCCCACCCGCACGCGAGCCCGCATCTATGACCGCGATGCCAATCTCCTCCTGGATTCGAAGGCCCTCTATTCGGGCGGTCAGGTGCTCCGCTACGATCTGCCTCCGGTCGGGGAGACCGAGACGGGAATACTCGACCGCATAGACAAGTTCATATCCTGGGTATTCCGCCGTCGCGACCTGACCGTCTATACCGAGCAGCCGGGCGGCAGCGGCACGGCCTATTCGGAGGTCATGAGCGCATTGGCCGGTGGCCGCTCGCAGGTCGTCCGTGTCAGCAGCCAGGGCGAGATGATCGTTTCCGTTGCCGTGCCGATCCAGCGCTACCGTGCCGTGCTTGGCGTGCTCCAGCTGTCCACGCAGGGCGGGGATATCGACAAGATCGTCCGTGCCGAGCGCTTCGCCATGATGCGGGTGTTCGCCGTCGCCGTGCTGGTCAATATCATCCTGTCGGTGGCGCTCGCTGGAACCATCGCCAATCCGCTGCGCCGCCTCGCGGCCGCCGCGGTGCGCGTGCGCCGGTCGATCAAGCATCGCGAGGAGATTCCGGACTACTCCAACCGACAGGACGAGATCGGAAACCTGTCCGTGGCGCTCCGCGACATGACCAATTCCCTCTATGCGCGCATTGATGCCATCGAGAGCTTCGCCGCTGACGTCAGCCATGAGCTGAAGAACCCGCTCACTTCCCTGCGCAGCGCCGTCGAGACGTTGCCGCTGGCAAGGAACGACGACATGCGCAAGCGCCTGACCGACGTCATCCAGCACGACGTCAAGCGGCTCGACCGGCTGATTACCGACATTTCCGACGCCTCGCGGCTCGATGCGGAGCTTGTCCGCGAGGATGCGTCCCGCGTCGACATGGTGAAGCTGCTGCGGGAGCTGACCGGTATCCTCGGCCAGAGTCCCGCCCGCGGCCGCGATGTCGAGCTGACGCTCCACGTCGCTCCGCCGCCTGCCAATGCGAGGGGATACTTCGTCACCGGGCACGAGACCCGCATCGGCCAGGTCGTCACCAATCTCGTGCAGAATGCCTTTTCCTTCGTGCCCGCCGGGAACGGACGGATCGACATCCGCCTGTCGATGACACCGTCGAGCGTGGTGGTCATGGTCGAGGACAACGGCCCCGGTATCCGGGACGACAATTTCGAGAAGATATTCCAGCGCTTCTACACCGACCGTCCCGGTCCCGACCAGTTCGGTCGCAATTCCGGTCTCGGTCTTTCGATCTCGCGCCAGATCGTCGAGGCCCACGGCGGCACGCTGACTGCCGAGAACATCCCGGGCGGTCCGGATGGTGGTCCGGCCGGCGCCCGTTTCACGGTCCGGTTGCCGCGCGAATGA
- the ahcY gene encoding adenosylhomocysteinase: MSNSNDYVIADIALADFGRKEIEIAETEMPGLMACREEFGESRPLAGARISGSLHMTIQTAVLIETLKALGAEVRWASCNIFSTQDHAAAAIAATGTPVFAVKGETLEEYWSYTDRIFQWPDGGLSNMILDDGGDATMYILLGARAEEGEDVLSNPGSEEEEVLFAQIRKRMEASPGWFVKQRHAIRGVTEETTTGVNRLYQLQKKGLLPFPAINVNDSVTKSKFDNKYGCKESLVDGIRRATDVMMAGKVAVVCGYGDVGKGSAQSLRGAGARVKVTEIDPICALQAAMDGFEVVRLEDVVSTADIFITTTGNKDVIRLEHMREMKDMAIVGNIGHFDNEIQVSALRNLKWTNIKPQVDMIEFPNGNRMILLSEGRLLNLGNATGHPSFVMSASFTNQVLGQIELFSKGDEYGHEVYVLPKHLDEKVARLHLDKLGARLTELSEEQAAYIGVTPEGPFKPDHYRY; this comes from the coding sequence ATGTCCAATTCGAACGACTACGTGATCGCCGACATCGCGCTGGCCGATTTCGGCCGCAAGGAGATAGAAATTGCCGAAACCGAGATGCCGGGCCTGATGGCCTGCCGCGAGGAGTTCGGCGAATCCCGGCCGCTCGCGGGCGCGCGCATTTCCGGCTCGCTGCACATGACGATCCAGACCGCGGTGCTGATCGAGACCCTCAAGGCGCTTGGCGCCGAGGTCCGCTGGGCATCCTGCAACATCTTTTCCACCCAGGACCATGCCGCCGCGGCCATCGCGGCGACCGGCACGCCGGTCTTTGCGGTGAAGGGCGAGACGCTCGAGGAATACTGGTCCTACACCGACCGGATCTTCCAGTGGCCCGATGGCGGCCTGTCCAACATGATCCTGGACGACGGCGGCGACGCAACGATGTACATCCTCCTTGGCGCCCGCGCCGAGGAAGGCGAGGACGTCCTTTCCAATCCCGGATCGGAGGAAGAGGAGGTCCTCTTCGCCCAGATCCGCAAGCGCATGGAGGCCAGCCCGGGCTGGTTCGTGAAGCAGCGGCATGCCATCCGTGGTGTGACCGAGGAAACCACGACCGGCGTCAACCGCCTCTACCAGCTGCAGAAGAAGGGATTGCTGCCTTTCCCGGCGATCAACGTCAATGACAGCGTTACCAAGTCGAAATTCGACAACAAGTACGGCTGCAAGGAGTCGCTGGTAGACGGTATCCGCCGCGCCACCGACGTTATGATGGCCGGCAAGGTGGCGGTCGTCTGCGGCTATGGCGATGTCGGCAAGGGTTCGGCCCAGTCGTTGCGGGGCGCCGGTGCCCGCGTCAAGGTCACCGAGATCGATCCGATCTGTGCCCTGCAGGCAGCGATGGACGGATTCGAGGTCGTCCGGCTGGAGGACGTCGTCTCAACCGCCGACATCTTCATCACCACGACGGGCAACAAGGACGTCATTCGCCTCGAGCACATGCGCGAGATGAAGGACATGGCCATCGTCGGCAATATCGGCCACTTCGACAACGAGATCCAGGTATCCGCGCTGCGCAATCTGAAGTGGACCAACATCAAGCCGCAGGTCGACATGATCGAGTTCCCGAACGGCAATCGCATGATTCTGCTTTCGGAAGGCCGCCTGCTCAATCTCGGCAATGCCACCGGTCATCCGAGCTTTGTCATGAGCGCGTCGTTTACCAACCAGGTGCTGGGCCAGATCGAGCTCTTTTCCAAGGGCGACGAGTACGGCCACGAGGTCTATGTCCTGCCGAAGCATCTCGACGAGAAGGTCGCCCGCCTTCATCTGGACAAGCTTGGCGCCCGCCTGACCGAGCTTTCCGAGGAACAGGCTGCCTATATCGGCGTCACGCCGGAAGGTCCCTTCAAGCCGGACCACTACCGGTATTGA
- a CDS encoding PTS sugar transporter subunit IIA has product MIGVVLVTHGNLADEFRDAVEHVVGSQVQFATVCIGADDDMEQRRRDILARVSDVDSGDGVIIVTDMFGGTPSNLSISVMKPGHVEVLAGMNLPMLIKLARLREDRLMDDVLSQACEAGRKYINVASQILAGK; this is encoded by the coding sequence ATGATTGGTGTCGTGCTGGTAACGCACGGAAACCTGGCCGATGAATTCAGGGACGCGGTCGAGCACGTTGTCGGATCCCAGGTGCAGTTCGCGACCGTCTGTATCGGCGCGGATGATGACATGGAGCAGCGTCGGCGCGACATCCTCGCCCGTGTTTCCGATGTCGACAGCGGGGACGGGGTCATCATCGTGACCGACATGTTCGGCGGAACGCCGTCCAACCTGTCGATCTCCGTCATGAAGCCTGGACATGTCGAGGTTCTGGCCGGCATGAACCTGCCCATGCTCATCAAGCTTGCACGGCTGCGTGAGGATCGGCTGATGGACGACGTGCTGTCGCAGGCCTGCGAGGCCGGACGCAAGTACATAAACGTGGCAAGCCAGATACTGGCGGGAAAGTGA
- the tsaE gene encoding tRNA (adenosine(37)-N6)-threonylcarbamoyltransferase complex ATPase subunit type 1 TsaE — protein MKRVLSSEQALARFACDMVMALRPGDCLLLQGDLGAGKSTFARAAIRALAGDREGRMEVPSPTFTLVQTYDLPLPVAHFDLYRIADPAEVDELGLGEMLETGVALVEWPERAAGNLPDGAVRLSISEVAGDPDAREIAIDAPVEFAARLDRSLAARAFLDTAGWGDAQRQFLLGDASTRAYETVWRGSEIAILMNAPRRPDGPPVRDGMPYSRIAHLAEDVLPFVAIDQVLRDKGFRAPEIFAFDLDAGFVLLEHLGNGSVLDTARNPVVERYEAAVDCLAAMHGADWPRLVDVAGRTHQVPEFDLPAFLIEVELLTDWYLPRVAGHALPEPELDTYRGIWTRLFDIVDAGEKTLLLRDFHSPNVIWDDSADGTDRVGLIDFQDAMIGSPAYDVASLVQDARADVPPDLQHRLLDRYCAARRTAGDFDEDAFRLAFAVFAAQRATKILGIFVRLDERDGKPGYLVHIPRLQAYLRESLRHPALAELAAWYGRHGILDAKPERR, from the coding sequence GTGAAACGAGTCCTATCCTCCGAACAGGCCTTGGCTCGCTTTGCCTGCGACATGGTGATGGCGTTGAGGCCCGGCGACTGCCTCCTGCTGCAAGGCGATCTCGGGGCAGGCAAGTCGACCTTCGCACGCGCGGCGATCCGCGCGCTCGCCGGCGACCGCGAAGGCCGGATGGAAGTCCCCAGTCCCACCTTCACCCTTGTGCAGACCTACGATCTGCCGCTGCCGGTTGCCCATTTCGATCTCTATCGCATAGCCGACCCGGCGGAAGTCGACGAGCTTGGCCTTGGCGAGATGCTGGAAACCGGCGTGGCGCTGGTCGAGTGGCCGGAACGCGCCGCAGGCAACCTGCCGGATGGCGCAGTCCGGCTTTCGATTTCGGAGGTGGCAGGCGATCCCGATGCGCGCGAGATCGCGATCGATGCCCCGGTTGAGTTTGCCGCTCGTCTTGATCGCAGCCTCGCCGCACGGGCCTTCCTCGATACGGCCGGGTGGGGCGACGCGCAGCGGCAGTTCCTGCTCGGTGATGCGTCGACCCGGGCCTATGAAACCGTCTGGCGTGGCTCCGAAATCGCGATCCTGATGAACGCGCCGCGTCGTCCCGACGGCCCGCCGGTGCGCGACGGCATGCCCTATTCGCGGATCGCCCATCTCGCAGAGGACGTGCTGCCCTTTGTCGCGATTGATCAGGTATTGCGCGACAAGGGGTTTCGCGCGCCGGAGATATTCGCCTTCGATCTCGATGCCGGCTTTGTCCTCCTGGAGCATCTCGGAAATGGGAGCGTGCTGGATACCGCCCGCAACCCGGTTGTCGAACGCTACGAGGCCGCCGTCGATTGCCTTGCTGCCATGCACGGCGCCGACTGGCCGCGTCTAGTCGACGTTGCCGGCCGGACGCACCAGGTGCCGGAATTCGACCTTCCGGCCTTCCTGATCGAGGTGGAGCTTCTGACCGACTGGTACCTGCCGCGCGTGGCCGGCCATGCCCTGCCGGAACCGGAGTTGGATACGTATCGCGGGATCTGGACGCGGCTGTTCGATATCGTCGATGCCGGTGAGAAGACCCTGCTTCTGCGCGATTTCCACTCCCCCAATGTCATCTGGGACGATTCGGCCGATGGTACCGACCGTGTCGGCTTGATCGATTTCCAGGATGCGATGATCGGTTCTCCCGCCTATGACGTCGCTTCCCTGGTGCAGGATGCCCGGGCAGATGTTCCTCCGGACCTGCAGCATCGGCTGCTTGACCGGTACTGCGCCGCGCGCCGCACCGCCGGCGATTTCGACGAGGACGCATTTCGTCTCGCATTCGCCGTGTTCGCCGCCCAGCGGGCCACCAAGATTCTCGGCATATTCGTTCGCCTGGACGAGCGCGACGGCAAGCCCGGCTATCTCGTTCACATTCCGCGCCTGCAGGCATATCTGCGCGAGAGCCTGCGCCATCCGGCGCTTGCCGAACTCGCCGCATGGTACGGCAGGCACGGCATTCTCGACGCGAAACCGGAGCGGCGCTAG
- a CDS encoding sensor histidine kinase: MPDSERVVGLGERSGRVGCLAALWSSVALLGSVAPARAQGLGSVFEQLLGQPLGTPEVVQFALFAGAMTAALASALWLIRERGRIARQNETLRARVVTLNARIGKLEALATTEGQRAIIWENRNQKPVIVGKLDEQTGAPEGHADFLAFGRWLEPRSAARVDHLVAELRDEARPFSDTIETRHGVPLEIVGRTNGSSAVVRFANLSGERASHARLALEHNRVVETLETLQELLNTLEAPVWLRGSDGMLAWVNRAYCEATGHAGSAEAVQEGTELFGSQALHNMAVGRQNNGSYKASVSTVVNGDRLVFDVAEAEGPFGSAGLAIDKTEYDAMRTELNKTISSHEETLDKLTTAVAMFDENAKLRFYNQAFQKMWGLDQAFLESGPDNAIFLDRLRAEGKLAEQPEWRRWKDEILSAYRAVESQEDWWHLPDGQTIRVVANPHPKGGLTWVFENLTERIDLESRYNTLMRVQGETLDHLAEGVAVFGADGRLQLSNPAFLRFWGLEEPADGKEMHISEIAQACETRIGDSEPWSYFAGAVTGFADDRDNEAGRCAIGDTILSWMIAPLPNGQTMITFVDVTASDQVERALRDRNEALERTAHLRSRFIQHVSYELRTPLTNISGFTALLQDSATGPLNPKQKDYVDHIASSSDALMLIVDDILDLATIDAGIMELDFSEVELEPVMREVAAGLGPRFSEHGIDLVVRVAPDAGSIYADAARLRQVMFNVLANAADFAPEGSTVSFTCEREQDGVVFKVRDRGPGIPPEAMEEIFNPFETGKPGRRRGAGLGLSLVKSFVSLHDGEVSIDSSPERGTEVFLRFPQVPPGVRVAAE, translated from the coding sequence ATGCCGGATTCGGAGAGGGTAGTCGGTCTGGGGGAACGCAGTGGGCGCGTCGGGTGTCTGGCTGCACTCTGGTCGTCGGTCGCGTTGCTCGGGAGTGTCGCGCCGGCTCGGGCGCAGGGACTTGGCAGCGTCTTCGAACAGTTGCTCGGCCAGCCTCTGGGAACACCCGAGGTGGTTCAGTTTGCCCTGTTCGCCGGCGCGATGACGGCCGCCCTCGCCTCGGCGCTCTGGCTCATTCGCGAGCGCGGGCGCATCGCCCGCCAGAACGAGACGCTTCGCGCCCGTGTGGTGACGCTCAATGCCCGCATCGGCAAGCTCGAGGCGCTGGCGACCACCGAGGGCCAGCGCGCCATAATCTGGGAGAACCGCAACCAGAAGCCGGTCATCGTCGGCAAGCTCGATGAACAGACAGGTGCGCCCGAGGGGCATGCCGATTTCCTGGCCTTCGGTCGTTGGCTGGAGCCGCGTTCGGCCGCGCGTGTCGATCATCTGGTCGCGGAGTTGCGCGACGAGGCCCGACCTTTCAGCGATACGATCGAGACCCGCCACGGGGTCCCGCTCGAGATCGTCGGCCGCACCAATGGCTCGAGCGCCGTGGTCCGTTTCGCCAACCTGTCTGGCGAGCGCGCCAGCCACGCCCGCCTGGCGTTGGAGCACAATCGCGTCGTCGAGACCCTAGAGACGCTGCAGGAACTTCTCAACACGCTCGAAGCACCGGTCTGGCTGCGCGGCTCTGACGGAATGCTGGCCTGGGTCAATCGCGCCTATTGCGAGGCGACCGGTCATGCGGGTTCCGCGGAAGCCGTTCAGGAGGGCACTGAACTCTTTGGCAGCCAAGCGTTGCACAACATGGCGGTCGGCCGCCAGAACAACGGCAGCTACAAGGCGTCCGTTTCCACCGTCGTCAACGGCGACCGGTTGGTCTTCGATGTTGCCGAGGCGGAAGGACCGTTCGGCTCTGCCGGCCTCGCGATCGACAAGACCGAATACGACGCGATGCGCACCGAACTGAACAAGACCATCTCCAGCCACGAGGAAACGCTCGACAAGCTGACGACGGCCGTCGCGATGTTCGACGAGAACGCCAAGCTGCGCTTCTACAATCAGGCGTTCCAGAAAATGTGGGGGCTTGACCAGGCCTTTCTCGAGTCCGGCCCGGACAATGCGATCTTTCTGGACCGTCTTCGTGCCGAGGGCAAGCTGGCCGAGCAGCCCGAATGGCGCCGCTGGAAGGACGAGATCCTATCTGCCTACCGCGCGGTCGAATCGCAGGAAGACTGGTGGCACCTGCCCGATGGCCAGACAATTCGCGTTGTCGCCAATCCGCATCCCAAGGGCGGCCTGACCTGGGTGTTCGAGAACCTGACGGAGCGCATCGATCTCGAGAGCCGCTACAACACCCTGATGCGCGTTCAGGGTGAGACGCTCGATCACCTGGCCGAGGGTGTCGCCGTGTTCGGTGCTGATGGTCGCCTGCAGTTGTCGAACCCGGCATTTCTCCGCTTCTGGGGGCTGGAGGAGCCGGCGGATGGCAAGGAGATGCACATTTCGGAGATTGCGCAGGCGTGTGAGACCCGCATTGGCGATTCGGAGCCCTGGTCCTATTTTGCCGGCGCCGTGACCGGTTTCGCAGACGACCGCGACAACGAAGCCGGCCGTTGCGCCATTGGCGATACCATCCTGTCCTGGATGATCGCGCCGCTGCCCAATGGCCAGACCATGATCACCTTTGTCGATGTCACGGCGTCGGATCAGGTCGAGCGCGCGTTGCGTGATCGCAACGAGGCTCTGGAGCGGACGGCGCATCTGCGCTCGCGCTTCATCCAGCACGTTTCCTACGAGCTGCGCACGCCGCTGACCAACATTTCCGGCTTCACCGCCTTGCTGCAGGATTCCGCGACGGGGCCGCTCAATCCGAAACAGAAGGACTATGTCGATCACATCGCCTCGTCCTCCGACGCCCTGATGCTGATCGTTGACGACATCCTCGATCTCGCGACCATCGACGCCGGCATCATGGAACTCGATTTTTCCGAGGTCGAGCTGGAACCGGTCATGCGCGAGGTCGCTGCCGGCCTCGGTCCCCGCTTTTCCGAGCACGGCATCGATCTCGTCGTGCGTGTCGCCCCGGACGCCGGCTCGATCTATGCCGATGCGGCACGGCTTCGCCAGGTCATGTTCAACGTGCTGGCCAACGCGGCCGATTTCGCGCCGGAAGGTTCCACGGTCTCCTTCACCTGCGAGCGCGAGCAGGACGGCGTCGTTTTCAAGGTGCGTGACCGCGGCCCGGGCATCCCGCCGGAAGCGATGGAGGAGATTTTCAATCCCTTCGAGACCGGCAAGCCCGGCCGCCGCCGTGGCGCCGGCCTCGGTCTTTCGCTGGTGAAGAGCTTCGTTTCCCTGCACGACGGCGAGGTTTCGATCGATTCGTCGCCCGAGCGCGGCACCGAGGTGTTTCTTCGCTTTCCGCAGGTCCCGCCCGGCGTGCGGGTTGCCGCCGAATAG
- a CDS encoding HPr kinase/phosphorylase, whose protein sequence is MTGGGTLEHGTVVEIDGRGVLVRGPSGSGKTALAVELLSRSRACGIPSALVADDYAFLSRDGESEAVIAEVPDRIAGLIELRGCGVVPVGPARHVPRTRLVLSVALVPPEEAERVADPSRRAVICGAELPELALPAGAAVSAAFAVFGWLGLSERII, encoded by the coding sequence ATGACCGGCGGCGGCACCCTCGAGCACGGCACCGTCGTCGAGATTGACGGGCGCGGCGTGCTCGTTCGCGGCCCGTCCGGCTCGGGCAAGACGGCCCTGGCCGTCGAACTGCTGTCACGCAGCCGCGCCTGCGGGATTCCGTCTGCGCTCGTGGCCGATGATTACGCCTTCCTGTCGCGTGACGGCGAAAGCGAAGCCGTCATCGCCGAGGTTCCCGACCGGATAGCCGGTCTGATCGAGTTGCGCGGATGCGGCGTGGTCCCGGTCGGCCCGGCCCGCCATGTTCCCCGCACGAGGCTGGTCCTGTCGGTGGCGCTGGTTCCCCCGGAAGAGGCGGAACGGGTGGCCGATCCCTCCCGCCGCGCCGTCATTTGCGGTGCGGAATTGCCGGAATTGGCCCTCCCGGCTGGCGCGGCCGTATCCGCGGCTTTTGCGGTGTTCGGCTGGCTTGGTCTGTCGGAGCGGATAATCTAG
- a CDS encoding response regulator transcription factor, whose protein sequence is MQTIALVDDDRNILTSVSIALEAEGYRVETFTDGASALEGLVARPPNLAILDIKMPRMDGMELLRRLRQKSDLPVIFLTSKDDEIDELFGLKMGADDFITKPFSQRLLVERVKAVLRRTAAREVMVKGDGGGQAQTIVRGNLVLDQERHTCTWKDQPVTLTVTEFLILHALAQRPGVVKSRDSLMDAAYDDQVYVDDRTIDSHIKRLRKKFKAVDESFDMIETLYGVGYRFRET, encoded by the coding sequence ATGCAGACCATTGCGCTGGTCGATGACGACCGGAACATTCTGACATCGGTCTCGATCGCCCTGGAGGCGGAGGGGTACCGGGTCGAGACCTTCACCGATGGCGCATCGGCACTGGAAGGTCTTGTCGCCCGGCCGCCCAACCTGGCCATACTCGACATCAAGATGCCCCGCATGGACGGCATGGAACTCCTTCGTCGCCTGCGCCAGAAATCGGACCTTCCCGTGATCTTCCTGACGTCCAAGGACGACGAGATCGACGAGCTTTTCGGTCTCAAGATGGGTGCGGACGATTTCATCACCAAGCCGTTCTCGCAGCGGCTGCTCGTCGAGCGGGTAAAGGCGGTGCTCCGCCGCACCGCTGCGCGGGAGGTCATGGTCAAGGGAGATGGTGGCGGTCAGGCGCAGACCATCGTGCGAGGCAATCTCGTGCTCGACCAGGAGCGCCACACCTGTACCTGGAAGGACCAGCCGGTCACCCTGACGGTCACCGAGTTTCTCATCCTCCATGCGCTGGCCCAGCGTCCGGGGGTGGTGAAAAGCCGTGATTCTCTCATGGATGCGGCATATGATGATCAGGTCTATGTCGACGATCGCACGATCGACAGCCACATCAAGCGTCTGCGCAAGAAGTTCAAGGCCGTCGACGAAAGCTTCGACATGATCGAGACTTTGTATGGCGTCGGCTATCGGTTCCGGGAAACCTGA
- a CDS encoding phosphoenolpyruvate carboxykinase, producing MKTNGLYNAAHGLEKQGFRTPAAVYYNLTEAELYEEAIDRREAQLSAHGALVAKTGVHTGRSAKDKFIVKDGVVDEHIWWDNNKAIMPEHFERLYEDFMSQAQGMELFVQDLHAGADKDHQLKVRVVTENAWHSLFIRNLLIRPEREELASFVPEMTIIDLPSFEADPERHGCRSGTVIAVDLTRMIVLIGGTSYAGEIKKSVFTALNYILPTKGVMPMHCSANEGPDGDVAVFFGLSGTGKTTLSADPSRTLIGDDEHGWSENGVFNFEGGCYAKTIRLSREAEPEIYATTERFGTVLENVVLDDNKMPDFHDASLTENTRCAYPLHFIPNASATGTGGQPKNIIMLTADAFGVMPPIAKLTPAQAMYHFLSGYTAKVAGTEKGVTEPEATFSTCFGAPFMPRHPSEYGNLLRDLIAEHGVDCWLVNTGWTGGAYGVGNRMPIKATRTLLKAALSGELNSAEFRTDPNFGFAVPVAVNGVDSAILDPRSTWADPEAYDRQAEKLAGMFTTNFEKFAAHVDADVMNAAPRYLQAAE from the coding sequence ATGAAGACCAACGGATTGTACAACGCAGCGCACGGATTGGAGAAACAGGGATTTCGGACTCCGGCTGCCGTTTACTACAACCTCACCGAGGCCGAACTCTACGAGGAAGCCATCGACCGGCGCGAGGCCCAGCTGAGCGCGCATGGCGCGCTCGTCGCCAAGACCGGCGTGCACACCGGGCGTTCCGCCAAGGACAAGTTCATCGTCAAGGACGGCGTCGTCGACGAGCACATCTGGTGGGACAACAACAAGGCAATCATGCCCGAGCACTTCGAGCGGCTCTACGAGGACTTCATGTCCCAGGCCCAGGGCATGGAACTGTTCGTTCAGGACCTTCATGCCGGCGCCGACAAGGACCATCAGCTGAAAGTCCGTGTCGTCACGGAAAACGCGTGGCACTCGCTGTTCATACGCAACCTCCTGATCCGCCCGGAACGCGAGGAGCTTGCGTCCTTCGTGCCGGAAATGACGATCATCGACCTGCCGTCCTTCGAGGCCGACCCGGAGCGGCACGGCTGCCGCAGCGGCACGGTGATCGCGGTCGACCTGACGCGGATGATCGTGTTGATCGGCGGCACGTCCTATGCCGGCGAGATCAAGAAGTCGGTGTTCACCGCGCTGAACTACATCCTGCCCACCAAGGGCGTGATGCCGATGCATTGCTCGGCCAATGAAGGCCCTGACGGCGACGTGGCCGTGTTCTTCGGCCTGTCGGGCACCGGCAAGACGACACTTTCGGCCGATCCGAGCCGCACACTGATCGGCGACGACGAACACGGCTGGAGCGAGAACGGCGTGTTCAACTTCGAAGGCGGCTGCTACGCCAAGACGATCCGCCTTTCACGCGAGGCGGAACCGGAAATCTACGCGACGACGGAACGCTTCGGCACGGTGCTGGAAAACGTCGTCCTCGACGACAACAAGATGCCGGACTTCCACGACGCCTCGCTGACGGAAAACACCCGCTGCGCGTACCCGCTGCACTTCATCCCGAATGCCAGCGCCACGGGCACGGGCGGACAGCCGAAGAACATCATCATGCTGACGGCCGATGCCTTCGGCGTAATGCCGCCGATCGCCAAGCTGACACCGGCCCAAGCCATGTATCACTTCCTGTCCGGCTACACGGCCAAGGTCGCCGGTACGGAGAAGGGCGTCACGGAACCCGAGGCGACATTCTCCACGTGCTTCGGCGCACCGTTCATGCCGCGCCACCCGTCGGAATACGGAAACCTGCTGCGCGACCTGATCGCCGAGCACGGCGTCGACTGCTGGCTGGTCAATACCGGCTGGACCGGCGGGGCATACGGCGTCGGCAACCGCATGCCGATCAAGGCGACGCGCACGCTGCTCAAGGCAGCCCTTTCGGGCGAGCTCAACTCCGCCGAGTTCCGCACGGACCCGAATTTCGGTTTCGCGGTGCCGGTGGCGGTCAACGGCGTCGATTCCGCGATCCTCGATCCGCGCTCGACCTGGGCCGATCCGGAAGCCTACGACCGCCAGGCCGAAAAGCTCGCCGGGATGTTCACGACCAATTTCGAGAAATTTGCGGCGCATGTCGATGCCGACGTGATGAACGCCGCACCGCGCTATCTCCAGGCCGCCGAATAG